From a region of the Nonlabens dokdonensis DSW-6 genome:
- a CDS encoding DUF420 domain-containing protein has protein sequence MLEKRGPAIIITISILVPLVVVLLMLMPERYNFLGIDAGLLPLFHAVLNGMTAVLLATGFILIKKQNRTAHRWVMTTAFVLSAVFLVSYVISKISNEPVAYPADAPLRYLYLFILVSHIVLSGIILPLVLYTMYFAWNKKFEKHKKIAGWTFPIWMYIAVTGVLVYVFMQPYY, from the coding sequence ATGTTAGAAAAAAGAGGACCTGCAATAATTATTACAATTTCCATTTTAGTGCCTTTAGTTGTGGTATTACTCATGTTAATGCCCGAACGCTATAACTTCTTAGGTATCGATGCTGGTTTATTACCATTATTTCATGCTGTTCTTAATGGTATGACTGCGGTTTTACTTGCAACAGGATTTATACTTATAAAAAAGCAAAATCGTACCGCGCATAGATGGGTAATGACTACCGCATTTGTATTGAGTGCTGTATTTTTAGTGAGTTATGTAATTTCAAAAATCAGTAACGAACCAGTTGCTTATCCAGCAGATGCTCCCTTGAGATATTTATATCTATTTATTTTAGTAAGTCACATCGTGCTTTCAGGCATCATTTTACCGCTTGTGTTGTATACCATGTATTTTGCATGGAATAAAAAATTTGAAAAACACAAAAAAATTGCTGGATGGACGTTCCCTATCTGGATGTATATTGCCGTTACTGGAGTTTTAGTGTATGTTTTTATGCAACCTTACTACTAA
- a CDS encoding SCO family protein: MSKKKDTPYYIGLAIIIIIFGYFAVTNVVHYINKDKVVDSNRSEDRIPVADKFLKKFNKVPDFQFVNQDGDTITNQDLLGKVYVIDFFFTTCPTICTPMSMNMSKINKELENYKDFRTVSITIDPDNDTPEVLKEYAKKYNANENWLFLTGDQEATYKLSREGFNAYVAESANEDIRFEHSGNFALVDRNGFIRSRKVKIDEENENWIYHYNGVQENDIPAQIQEIIEDAETLLNK, from the coding sequence ATGAGTAAGAAAAAGGATACTCCATACTATATAGGACTAGCTATAATCATAATAATATTTGGTTATTTTGCCGTAACAAATGTGGTTCATTATATCAATAAAGATAAAGTTGTAGACAGTAACAGGTCAGAAGATCGCATTCCTGTAGCAGACAAGTTTTTAAAGAAATTCAATAAAGTACCAGATTTTCAATTTGTAAATCAAGATGGTGACACTATTACAAATCAAGATTTATTAGGCAAAGTTTACGTCATCGATTTTTTCTTCACGACTTGCCCTACTATTTGCACTCCTATGAGTATGAATATGTCTAAAATAAATAAAGAATTAGAAAACTATAAAGACTTTCGGACCGTATCTATAACTATAGATCCGGATAATGATACACCAGAGGTTTTAAAAGAATATGCAAAAAAATATAACGCAAACGAGAACTGGTTGTTTCTAACTGGAGATCAAGAGGCAACTTATAAGCTCAGTAGAGAAGGTTTTAATGCATACGTTGCTGAGAGTGCTAATGAAGACATAAGATTTGAGCACAGCGGTAATTTTGCTCTTGTAGATAGAAATGGTTTTATAAGATCTCGTAAAGTAAAAATCGATGAGGAAAATGAAAACTGGATTTATCATTACAATGGTGTACAGGAAAACGATATTCCTGCCCAAATTCAAGAAATCATTGAAGATGCTGAAACTTTATTAAATAAGTAA
- a CDS encoding cytochrome C oxidase subunit IV family protein, producing MADHAAHSDGHAEHKLEIFRGLVKFKSNTQKIWGVLIFLSIITIVEVALGYIKPDFLNGTFLKLKFLNWIFIILTIVKAYYITWDFMHMRDEISGLRRAVVWTAVFLIIYLIAILLVEGDYIYEVYKSAAVSRDF from the coding sequence ATGGCAGATCACGCAGCACATTCAGACGGACACGCAGAACATAAATTAGAGATCTTTAGAGGTCTAGTAAAGTTCAAATCAAATACTCAAAAAATTTGGGGTGTTTTGATTTTCCTTTCTATTATTACTATTGTTGAGGTAGCTTTAGGATACATCAAACCAGATTTCTTAAATGGTACCTTTTTAAAATTAAAGTTCTTAAACTGGATATTTATCATTTTAACTATAGTTAAGGCTTACTATATCACTTGGGACTTCATGCACATGCGTGACGAAATAAGTGGATTGAGAAGAGCTGTAGTATGGACGGCAGTTTTCTTGATCATATATTTAATCGCAATTCTATTAGTAGAAGGAGATTATATCTATGAAGTTTACAAAAGTGCCGCTGTAAGTAGAGACTTCTAA
- a CDS encoding cytochrome c oxidase subunit 3 — translation MDTTVATTGTEGQKWGGGTKPLNASYGKLMMWFFILSDALTFTGFLAAYGFSRFKFIEEWPIADEVFNHFPFLHGTDAPMFYVALMTFILIGSSVTMVLAVDAGHHMDKKKVSFYLLLTVIGGLIFVGSQAWEWKNFIAGEYGAVKTKGGKILQFVNVNDHSERVALDEFATVGPRELAPYGNSEGIWFQTSGDYGATYTLQEVMQGFEANPDITIRTQQLVLNEETGASEKLVLSRADALAKLNKDAVGVVEGANLTENEYGAPLFADFFFFITGFHGFHVFSGVIFNMIIFFNVLLGTYERRGSYEMVEKVGLYWHFVDLVWVFVFTFFYLV, via the coding sequence ATGGATACAACAGTAGCTACTACTGGTACCGAAGGACAAAAATGGGGTGGAGGCACAAAGCCTCTTAATGCCAGCTATGGAAAACTAATGATGTGGTTTTTCATCCTGTCGGATGCACTTACTTTTACAGGATTTCTTGCAGCCTACGGTTTCTCGAGATTTAAATTTATTGAGGAATGGCCTATCGCCGATGAAGTTTTTAATCACTTCCCATTTTTACACGGGACTGATGCTCCTATGTTTTATGTAGCATTGATGACTTTTATTTTGATCGGTTCTTCTGTAACAATGGTACTTGCAGTAGATGCAGGTCACCACATGGATAAGAAAAAAGTTTCTTTTTACCTCTTACTTACTGTAATAGGTGGTTTGATATTCGTTGGGTCACAAGCTTGGGAATGGAAAAACTTCATCGCTGGTGAATATGGAGCTGTAAAAACTAAAGGTGGTAAAATATTACAATTTGTAAACGTAAACGATCATAGTGAGCGAGTTGCATTAGATGAGTTTGCTACGGTAGGCCCACGTGAGTTGGCCCCTTATGGAAATAGTGAAGGAATCTGGTTCCAAACTTCTGGTGATTACGGTGCTACCTATACGCTTCAAGAAGTGATGCAAGGCTTTGAGGCAAATCCTGATATTACAATTAGAACACAACAGTTAGTTTTAAATGAAGAAACTGGCGCTAGTGAGAAGTTAGTGCTTTCTAGAGCCGACGCTTTAGCTAAGTTGAATAAAGATGCCGTAGGCGTGGTAGAAGGTGCAAACCTTACCGAAAATGAATATGGAGCACCGCTTTTTGCAGACTTCTTCTTTTTCATTACTGGTTTTCACGGTTTTCACGTATTCTCTGGTGTTATCTTTAACATGATTATTTTCTTCAATGTTCTTTTAGGAACGTATGAAAGAAGAGGTAGTTATGAGATGGTAGAAAAAGTAGGACTCTACTGGCACTTTGTAGATTTAGTTTGGGTATTTGTATTTACATTCTTCTACCTCGTATAA
- a CDS encoding cytochrome c oxidase subunit 3, which yields MTDITQLPIKEKVARSKKQMMWFAIMSLLMMFAGLTSAYIISSSRRDWVEVELPSEFFYSTGVILLSSLTLFLAKKSLKSNNLSGASLMTGITFLLGTTFVVMQFYGFGSLTDAGIFFTGKGSSVAGSFIYIIVMAHLAHIVAGLISLTVITFKAVTKKYSKEEMLGFELGAIFWHFVDVLWIFLLLFLVFAKDIF from the coding sequence ATGACAGATATAACGCAATTACCTATAAAGGAGAAAGTCGCAAGATCAAAAAAACAGATGATGTGGTTTGCTATCATGAGTTTGTTGATGATGTTTGCTGGTTTAACTAGCGCCTATATTATAAGTAGCAGCCGTAGAGACTGGGTAGAGGTGGAACTTCCATCAGAATTTTTTTATAGTACAGGTGTTATTTTACTGAGCTCGCTGACTCTATTTCTTGCTAAAAAAAGCTTGAAAAGTAACAACCTTTCTGGAGCTTCTTTGATGACAGGAATCACATTTTTATTAGGAACTACCTTTGTTGTGATGCAGTTTTATGGTTTTGGTTCTTTAACTGACGCTGGAATTTTCTTTACCGGTAAAGGAAGTAGTGTAGCTGGTTCTTTTATTTACATCATTGTAATGGCACACCTTGCTCACATTGTAGCAGGACTTATATCACTGACAGTCATTACATTTAAGGCTGTTACCAAAAAATATTCTAAGGAAGAAATGTTAGGTTTTGAATTAGGAGCAATTTTCTGGCACTTTGTAGATGTGTTATGGATTTTTCTTCTTCTGTTTTTAGTTTTTGCTAAAGATATTTTTTAA
- the cyoE gene encoding heme o synthase — translation MSETTAIEKSPSVIKNYIEITKPRLSVVVVFSSIAGYFLAANTYDPWTILLLVVGGYFLVGSSNVFNQIIEKDLDALMKRTQNRPLPTGRVSVQNAWIYGLIMALSGIYMLYLINFATAFFGALSIVLYAAVYTPLKTRTPLCVFVGAFPGAIPYMLGWVAASGNFGIEPGTLFMLQFFWQFPHFWAIGWMLENDYKAGGFKMLPTGAADKGTAMQIILYTIWTVMVSLIPVFGVTGELYMTVWSAVIVGALGAWFLYYAFKLYKERSNEVAKKLMLVSVSYITLIQIIYVVDKFLR, via the coding sequence TTGAGTGAGACGACTGCCATAGAAAAATCTCCTAGCGTAATTAAAAATTACATCGAGATTACTAAACCGAGACTATCGGTAGTAGTAGTGTTTTCGTCTATTGCTGGTTATTTTCTTGCAGCTAACACTTACGATCCTTGGACCATACTGCTTTTAGTAGTAGGTGGTTATTTTCTAGTAGGATCTTCTAATGTTTTTAATCAAATTATAGAGAAAGATCTGGATGCGTTGATGAAACGTACCCAAAACAGGCCTTTACCTACTGGACGTGTTTCTGTACAAAATGCATGGATTTACGGCTTGATCATGGCTTTGAGTGGTATTTACATGCTGTATTTGATCAATTTTGCCACAGCTTTTTTTGGGGCGTTGAGTATTGTGCTTTATGCCGCGGTTTACACGCCTTTAAAAACTAGAACACCGCTTTGTGTCTTTGTAGGCGCTTTTCCAGGTGCGATTCCTTATATGTTAGGTTGGGTAGCTGCGAGTGGTAATTTTGGGATTGAACCAGGTACTTTGTTTATGTTGCAGTTTTTCTGGCAATTTCCACATTTCTGGGCGATAGGATGGATGTTAGAGAACGACTACAAAGCAGGTGGTTTTAAAATGTTGCCCACTGGCGCTGCAGATAAAGGAACTGCAATGCAAATCATATTGTACACGATCTGGACAGTTATGGTTTCATTGATTCCTGTTTTTGGAGTGACTGGCGAACTTTATATGACCGTATGGAGCGCTGTTATTGTAGGAGCGTTGGGCGCTTGGTTTTTATACTACGCTTTCAAATTATATAAAGAACGTAGCAACGAGGTAGCAAAAAAATTAATGTTGGTGAGTGTGAGTTACATCACTCTTATCCAGATTATATATGTAGTAGATAAATTTTTAAGATAA
- a CDS encoding leucine--tRNA ligase has protein sequence MLLYDHKEIEAKWQKHWAENKTFKAVNNSDKPKFYALDMFPYPSGAGLHVGHPLGYIASDIVSRYKRHTGHNVLHPMGYDSFGLPAEQYAIQTGQHPAITTKENIARYREQMDRIGFSFDWDREVRTSSPDYYKYTQEIFIMLFESWYDKDADKAQPISLLESRFRESGTSTINAATDEDLRQFTAAEWNAFTDKEQQEILLDYRLTFLADTEVNWCPALGTVLANDEIVNGVSERGGHPVVRKKMRQWMMRISAFAERLLNDLDGLDWSESIKEIQRNWIGKSVGALVEFRIQNSEFRIPVFTTRPDTIYGVTFMTLAPEHELVDQITTPEQKEAVEAYKKATAARSERERMADVKTISGVFTGAYATHPLSGEPVPVWIGDYVLAGYGTGAVMAVPCGDERDHAFANFFADQEGMPEIKNIFEGVDISAEAYVAKDKTPLCNSDFLNGMSYQTGAMAAAIEKLEAVGAGKGKTNYRLRDAVFSRQRYWGEPFPVYYKDGLPQMIDRKHLPIELPEVDEYLPTEDGAPPLGRATTWSWCTQENKVVSNEDERDCVFPLELNTMPGWAGSSWYMFRYMDANNEDEMFSAAAQEYWNNVDLYIGGSEHATGHLLYSRFWVKLLHDLGKVTVKEPFQKMINQGMILGESAFAYSMSIDIIYSPNTREGSYEFEALVSHSMGEFYIKHYNLFKDSIWADKVIFERNFNTLCDLDKRKFRHFDEQIRSQIPKGLPGYNLTFSTRRVHIPIDKVKNACIIEDRVQDVKDLTKTYLEIRNLDNDFDTSHEPEKMSKSKYNVVNPDDICDQYGADTLRLYEMFLGPLEQAKPWNTAGITGVYGFMKKLWKLYHDENGFAVSDEKASPDSMKTLHKTIKKVQDDIENFSFNTSVSSFMIAVNELTTQKCNSRAVLEPLAVLVSPYAPHIAEELWSLLGHNESISDAPFPVFDEKHLVESSKTYPISFNGKMKFTLDLPVDISKNELEKMVLDNEKVQQQLEGKQIRKTIIVPGKIVNFVVG, from the coding sequence ATGTTACTCTACGATCACAAAGAAATAGAAGCTAAATGGCAAAAACATTGGGCAGAAAACAAAACCTTTAAAGCGGTAAATAATTCTGATAAGCCTAAGTTTTATGCACTCGATATGTTCCCATATCCTAGTGGTGCTGGGCTACACGTTGGGCATCCGTTAGGTTATATCGCTAGTGATATTGTATCTCGTTACAAGCGCCACACCGGTCACAACGTCTTGCATCCCATGGGTTACGATAGTTTTGGGTTGCCTGCAGAGCAATATGCTATTCAGACTGGACAGCATCCTGCGATCACTACTAAAGAGAATATCGCTCGTTACCGTGAACAAATGGACCGCATCGGTTTTAGTTTTGATTGGGATCGCGAGGTGCGCACTTCCTCACCAGATTATTATAAATACACGCAAGAGATTTTTATCATGCTTTTTGAAAGTTGGTATGATAAAGATGCCGACAAAGCACAACCTATAAGTTTGTTGGAATCTCGCTTTCGCGAAAGCGGAACATCCACCATCAACGCTGCTACAGACGAAGATTTAAGACAATTTACAGCCGCAGAATGGAATGCGTTTACAGATAAAGAGCAACAAGAAATTTTATTAGATTATCGCTTAACTTTTCTAGCAGATACAGAAGTGAACTGGTGTCCAGCACTAGGAACCGTATTGGCAAATGATGAGATCGTAAACGGTGTTTCAGAACGTGGTGGACATCCTGTAGTGCGCAAGAAAATGCGCCAGTGGATGATGAGAATCAGTGCATTTGCAGAGCGTTTATTGAACGATTTAGATGGTTTAGATTGGTCAGAATCGATCAAAGAAATACAACGCAACTGGATCGGGAAATCGGTAGGTGCACTTGTCGAATTCAGAATTCAGAATTCAGAATTCAGAATTCCAGTTTTTACCACACGACCAGATACCATCTACGGAGTCACCTTCATGACACTGGCACCAGAACATGAACTGGTGGATCAAATAACAACTCCTGAGCAAAAAGAAGCCGTAGAAGCCTACAAAAAAGCAACAGCTGCCCGATCAGAAAGAGAACGCATGGCAGATGTGAAGACCATTTCTGGTGTCTTTACTGGTGCTTATGCTACGCATCCATTAAGTGGTGAGCCTGTGCCGGTTTGGATAGGTGATTATGTATTGGCAGGTTATGGAACTGGAGCGGTGATGGCAGTACCATGCGGTGATGAGCGCGATCATGCCTTTGCCAACTTTTTTGCTGATCAGGAAGGAATGCCTGAAATCAAGAATATTTTTGAAGGTGTAGATATCAGCGCAGAAGCTTATGTCGCAAAAGATAAAACACCACTTTGTAACAGTGATTTCTTAAACGGAATGAGCTATCAAACTGGTGCGATGGCAGCAGCGATTGAGAAATTAGAAGCAGTAGGCGCAGGAAAAGGAAAAACCAATTACCGATTGCGTGATGCAGTATTTTCTAGACAGCGTTATTGGGGTGAGCCTTTCCCGGTATATTATAAGGACGGATTGCCACAAATGATAGACCGCAAGCACTTGCCTATCGAGTTGCCAGAGGTAGATGAATATTTACCTACAGAAGATGGTGCACCACCATTAGGTCGTGCCACAACTTGGAGCTGGTGTACGCAAGAAAATAAAGTAGTTTCTAATGAGGACGAACGTGATTGTGTATTCCCATTAGAATTAAACACCATGCCAGGTTGGGCAGGTAGTTCTTGGTATATGTTTAGGTATATGGATGCTAATAATGAAGACGAGATGTTTTCGGCAGCAGCACAAGAATACTGGAATAATGTAGATCTATATATAGGTGGAAGCGAGCACGCGACAGGTCACTTGTTGTACAGTAGGTTTTGGGTGAAGTTATTACACGATTTAGGTAAAGTCACTGTAAAAGAGCCCTTCCAAAAGATGATTAATCAAGGTATGATTTTGGGGGAGAGTGCTTTTGCTTATTCTATGTCTATTGATATAATATATTCCCCTAATACAAGAGAAGGTTCTTATGAGTTTGAAGCATTAGTTTCTCATTCTATGGGAGAATTTTACATCAAACATTATAATTTATTTAAAGATTCAATATGGGCTGATAAGGTAATTTTTGAACGGAATTTTAACACGCTTTGCGATCTTGACAAGAGAAAATTTAGACATTTTGATGAACAAATTAGAAGTCAAATTCCAAAAGGATTACCAGGTTATAATCTAACCTTTTCCACAAGAAGAGTTCATATTCCTATTGATAAAGTTAAAAACGCTTGTATAATTGAAGATAGGGTTCAAGACGTTAAAGATTTGACTAAAACGTATTTGGAAATTCGAAACCTAGATAATGATTTTGACACATCTCATGAACCAGAAAAAATGTCTAAGTCCAAGTACAACGTCGTAAATCCAGACGATATTTGTGATCAGTATGGAGCAGATACTTTGCGATTGTACGAGATGTTTTTAGGTCCGCTAGAGCAAGCAAAACCATGGAATACTGCTGGAATTACTGGAGTTTATGGTTTTATGAAAAAGCTGTGGAAACTGTATCATGATGAGAATGGATTTGCGGTTAGCGATGAGAAAGCATCACCTGACAGTATGAAAACCTTGCACAAGACGATTAAAAAAGTGCAAGATGATATCGAGAACTTCTCATTTAATACCAGTGTAAGTAGTTTCATGATTGCTGTAAATGAGTTGACAACTCAAAAATGTAACAGTCGTGCGGTGTTAGAACCACTTGCTGTTCTAGTATCACCATACGCACCACACATCGCTGAGGAGTTATGGTCGCTATTGGGTCATAACGAGTCAATAAGTGACGCGCCTTTCCCAGTATTTGATGAAAAGCATTTGGTAGAAAGCAGCAAGACCTATCCTATTTCGTTTAACGGTAAAATGAAATTTACACTGGATTTACCGGTAGACATTTCAAAAAACGAGTTGGAGAAAATGGTTTTGGATAACGAGAAAGTACAGCAACAGCTAGAAGGAAAGCAAATCCGCAAGACGATTATTGTACCTGGTAAGATTGTGAATTTTGTAGTGGGATAA
- a CDS encoding cell division protein FtsX, which yields MSSQSSYQKRRLFSSYFWVVISLFLVLFMLGLQGFFLLNSQKLADYFREQIPMSIYFKDTAKEVEMRQLEKTLQMADYTKNAVFVSSEEGAQRTKEDLGEDFVAKLDGFNPIPNSIDVRLIAKFVTATEIQQIADDLAAKDFVQEVSYDKPLVSLLNENVKRISFWMLIVSGIFVLIAFLLINSSIRLSVYAKRFTIKTMQMVGATKGFIRKPFIMTSIKLGVIAAILALGLLAVVVYYANDIVPELEILKNYEMLGILFVGVLVFGILISLISTFFATSRYLNLKTDQLYY from the coding sequence ATGTCATCACAGTCCAGTTATCAAAAACGTCGTTTGTTCAGCTCCTATTTTTGGGTGGTGATCAGTTTGTTTTTGGTGTTATTTATGCTCGGTCTTCAAGGTTTTTTCTTGCTCAACAGCCAGAAACTAGCCGATTACTTCCGTGAGCAAATACCTATGTCCATCTATTTTAAAGACACGGCTAAAGAAGTAGAAATGCGCCAGCTAGAGAAAACATTGCAAATGGCAGATTATACTAAAAATGCTGTTTTTGTAAGTAGTGAAGAAGGAGCACAGCGCACTAAAGAAGATCTAGGAGAAGATTTTGTAGCTAAGTTAGATGGATTTAATCCTATTCCTAATTCTATAGATGTACGTTTGATAGCAAAATTTGTAACAGCAACCGAAATCCAACAAATTGCCGATGATCTTGCCGCAAAAGATTTTGTGCAAGAAGTAAGTTATGATAAACCGCTAGTTTCTTTATTAAATGAGAATGTAAAACGCATCTCTTTCTGGATGTTGATCGTTTCAGGAATTTTTGTGTTGATTGCTTTTTTACTAATCAACAGTTCTATACGATTAAGTGTTTATGCCAAAAGATTCACCATTAAGACCATGCAAATGGTAGGAGCGACCAAAGGTTTTATACGTAAACCATTTATCATGACCAGCATCAAACTAGGTGTGATTGCTGCGATTCTTGCTTTAGGATTGCTTGCTGTTGTAGTTTATTATGCAAATGATATAGTTCCAGAATTAGAGATTTTAAAGAACTATGAAATGTTAGGGATTTTATTTGTTGGGGTTTTGGTTTTTGGAATATTGATAAGTTTGATCAGTACATTTTTTGCCACTTCACGTTATTTAAACTTGAAGACAGACCAGTTGTATTATTAA
- a CDS encoding DUF3098 domain-containing protein — MKKGAKKESQNKAGTSAHNVEQVAEEENIKPSFEFIFKKKNYIWMVIGLVVIALGFALMAGGGSEDPAVFNEDIFSWRRIRLAPMLVLAGFGIEMYAILLNPDKK; from the coding sequence ATGAAAAAAGGAGCTAAAAAGGAATCACAGAACAAAGCTGGTACATCTGCTCATAACGTAGAACAAGTAGCAGAGGAAGAAAACATAAAACCAAGCTTTGAATTTATTTTCAAAAAGAAAAATTACATCTGGATGGTGATAGGCTTAGTTGTTATTGCTTTAGGATTTGCTCTTATGGCTGGCGGCGGTAGTGAAGACCCTGCAGTATTTAATGAAGATATATTTTCATGGAGAAGAATACGGTTAGCTCCTATGCTAGTTTTAGCTGGCTTTGGAATCGAAATGTACGCGATTTTATTAAATCCAGATAAGAAATAA
- a CDS encoding undecaprenyl-diphosphate phosphatase — METIDAIILGVIQGLTEFLPVSSSGHIELGKAVLGTDLGNKEENLLFTVVVHFATALSTIIVFRKDILKLLKGLFSFKWNDETQFTAKIVLSMIPAVIVGLLFEEQLEKLFEGQIILVGFMLIITGLLLFLAGRAKRTEKGVSWKDALIIGVSQAVAMLPGISRSGATISTSVLLGNDRAKAARFSFLMVVPLIFGKIAKDMLDVVKGDTVIDNVSMTPLIAGFLAAFIVGLLACTWMISLVRKAKLHYFSYYCFAIGIVAIVAGVMGS; from the coding sequence ATGGAAACAATAGACGCTATCATTTTAGGAGTTATTCAGGGTTTAACTGAATTTTTACCTGTTTCTTCAAGTGGTCACATTGAGCTAGGTAAAGCTGTTTTAGGAACAGATTTAGGTAACAAAGAGGAAAATTTGCTTTTCACCGTTGTAGTTCATTTTGCAACCGCTTTAAGTACCATTATTGTTTTTAGAAAAGATATTTTAAAACTTTTAAAAGGTTTGTTCTCATTTAAATGGAATGATGAAACACAATTTACGGCTAAAATAGTTTTGTCCATGATTCCAGCAGTAATCGTAGGACTATTGTTTGAAGAACAATTAGAAAAACTATTTGAAGGCCAAATTATTCTAGTAGGTTTTATGCTTATTATTACTGGACTGCTCTTATTTCTTGCAGGAAGAGCAAAAAGAACTGAAAAAGGAGTCAGCTGGAAAGATGCCTTGATCATAGGTGTGTCACAAGCTGTTGCTATGCTTCCTGGAATTTCAAGAAGTGGTGCAACTATTTCTACATCAGTATTATTAGGTAACGATAGGGCAAAAGCGGCTCGTTTTTCTTTCTTAATGGTAGTTCCTTTAATCTTTGGTAAGATCGCAAAAGATATGCTAGATGTGGTAAAAGGCGATACAGTTATTGACAATGTATCAATGACACCTTTAATTGCAGGTTTTTTAGCGGCTTTTATAGTAGGTCTACTTGCTTGTACTTGGATGATTTCACTCGTGCGTAAGGCAAAGCTTCATTACTTTTCTTATTACTGTTTTGCGATAGGAATTGTTGCTATTGTTGCTGGTGTGATGGGATCTTAG
- a CDS encoding DinB family protein codes for MQKLLLFCILLSISTTMAQQTTFKGAFLEKWNNSRDYILEVAEAMPEEYYDYKPTPKQMSFKEQLIHIQGNIMWLDRSYFSQEQVTGEPKDYNLLDKAALIQSLKNTFDDAYRSIDQTQESDLKETVKFFAGPKSKLQIMNLMQDHVSHHRGQLLVYLNLKGITPPGYSGW; via the coding sequence ATGCAAAAACTACTTTTATTCTGCATTTTACTTTCTATCTCTACAACTATGGCGCAACAAACGACTTTTAAAGGTGCATTTTTAGAGAAATGGAACAACTCTCGTGATTATATATTAGAAGTTGCAGAGGCAATGCCAGAGGAGTATTATGATTACAAACCTACTCCTAAGCAAATGTCATTTAAAGAACAACTGATCCATATTCAAGGAAACATCATGTGGCTTGATCGTTCTTACTTTTCACAAGAACAGGTAACTGGCGAGCCTAAAGATTATAATCTTCTAGATAAAGCAGCGTTGATACAGTCTTTAAAAAACACCTTTGATGATGCATATCGCAGTATCGATCAAACCCAAGAAAGCGATTTGAAAGAAACAGTAAAGTTTTTTGCAGGACCCAAGTCCAAGCTGCAAATAATGAATTTAATGCAAGATCATGTGTCGCACCATCGCGGGCAGTTGCTTGTTTACCTCAACCTTAAAGGCATCACGCCACCTGGTTATAGCGGCTGGTAG